One genomic region from Spirulina subsalsa PCC 9445 encodes:
- a CDS encoding adenylate/guanylate cyclase domain-containing protein, protein MSQLAIICVDDEPVVLEGLTEQLKRNITTVAEVEAADSGEEALEILDELYDDGIEVALIISDQIMPTMKGDEFLIKAHAKYPQVFKIMLTGQADTKAVANAVNHANLYRYITKPWDEVDLILTVNEAIESYCLKKEVARQNEELRLLNASLEERIQERTAQLIREQQRSEELLLNIFPAQIVDELKQGKQVVGEYFEEVSILFADIVNFTPLASTTDPKKLIQMLNSIFSCFDHLVEDQGLEKIKTIGDAYLVAGGLPEAREDHAQAIARLALQMQQTIHQFTDQGGNPFSIRIGINTGSAIGGVIGVKKFIYDIWGDAVNIASRMEMLGEPGKIHLSAATYDKLEGQFKMIPRGLIEVKGKGLMNTYWLQGS, encoded by the coding sequence ATGAGTCAACTAGCGATTATTTGTGTCGATGATGAACCCGTTGTTCTTGAGGGGTTAACAGAACAATTAAAGCGTAATATCACTACGGTAGCAGAAGTTGAGGCGGCTGATAGTGGGGAGGAAGCTTTAGAGATTCTTGATGAATTATATGATGATGGAATTGAGGTCGCTTTAATTATCTCTGATCAAATCATGCCGACGATGAAGGGGGATGAATTTTTAATTAAAGCCCATGCCAAATATCCCCAAGTGTTTAAAATCATGTTGACGGGACAGGCGGATACGAAGGCGGTGGCTAATGCGGTGAATCACGCTAATTTATATCGCTATATTACGAAACCTTGGGATGAAGTGGATTTAATTTTGACAGTTAATGAGGCGATTGAGAGTTATTGCCTAAAAAAGGAAGTGGCTCGTCAAAATGAGGAATTGCGCCTTTTAAATGCCTCATTAGAGGAACGTATTCAGGAGCGGACGGCTCAGTTAATTCGCGAACAACAGAGGTCTGAAGAGTTATTACTGAATATTTTTCCCGCTCAAATTGTTGACGAGCTAAAACAAGGAAAACAGGTAGTTGGGGAGTATTTTGAGGAGGTGTCGATCCTGTTTGCTGATATTGTAAATTTTACGCCCCTTGCTTCTACGACTGATCCAAAAAAGTTGATTCAAATGCTCAATAGTATTTTTTCTTGTTTTGATCATTTGGTGGAAGATCAAGGACTGGAAAAAATTAAAACCATTGGGGATGCTTATTTGGTGGCGGGGGGGTTGCCGGAAGCTCGGGAGGATCATGCACAGGCGATCGCACGTTTAGCGTTACAAATGCAGCAAACCATCCACCAGTTTACAGATCAGGGGGGCAATCCTTTTAGTATTCGTATCGGCATTAATACGGGATCGGCGATTGGGGGAGTGATTGGGGTTAAGAAGTTTATTTATGATATTTGGGGGGATGCGGTGAATATTGCCTCACGAATGGAAATGTTGGGGGAACCGGGTAAAATTCATCTTTCTGCGGCGACTTATGACAAGTTAGAGGGACAATTTAAGATGATTCCGCGAGGGTTGATTGAGGTAAAAGGGAAGGGGTTGATGAATACCTATTGGTTGCAAGGGAGTTAG
- a CDS encoding MATE family efflux transporter, translating to MRSKSFFIQEIQACLQLAIPLAAAQLSEAVINFVDTIMMGQLGPKVLAGGALGAVTFTTFLIVSTGMLSAVGAVAAIAFGSGNFPKLRLINAQGFWLTLLLSFPFMLLIWHFTLILRQFGQSEDHLPLTQAYLQSIVWGLPAALGFITLRNMTSALNRPRLVMIIMVAGILLNVVGNYVLMFGKWGFPALGIAGIGWASTFAFWVKFLLLGIGIFYDPHLKPYHLFARCYSIHLRVLGELLRIGTPSALLFLVEASLFTVITYLMGIWGTVSLAAHQIALQTAATTFMIPLGIAHATTMRVGQNLGRCDLKGVKRSGLVGILLSSGFMSLMAVILWIFPEFIVNLYLDIRQSENIAVLSLSKNLLKVAAIFQIFDGIQAVANGALRGIKDTKIPLIIGIMCYWLVGFSSGYFLAQRLGLQAIGLWLGCVLGLMTAAVVLTWRFFHQVSHLSGQSCEPILRDLS from the coding sequence GTGAGGTCTAAATCATTTTTTATCCAAGAAATTCAAGCTTGTCTGCAACTAGCAATTCCCTTAGCCGCCGCCCAATTATCAGAAGCGGTGATCAACTTCGTAGACACCATCATGATGGGGCAATTAGGGCCGAAAGTCTTAGCCGGGGGAGCATTAGGGGCTGTCACCTTTACCACCTTCCTCATTGTTTCCACCGGGATGTTATCCGCCGTCGGGGCTGTTGCGGCGATCGCCTTTGGCTCCGGAAACTTCCCCAAACTGCGTCTCATCAACGCCCAAGGCTTCTGGCTAACCCTCCTGTTATCCTTCCCCTTCATGCTCCTCATTTGGCACTTTACCCTCATTTTGCGCCAATTCGGTCAATCAGAAGATCATTTACCCCTCACCCAAGCCTATCTACAATCTATTGTCTGGGGACTCCCAGCCGCCCTAGGATTTATCACCCTCAGAAACATGACTTCTGCCCTCAATCGTCCCCGTTTAGTCATGATCATTATGGTCGCGGGAATTCTGCTCAATGTTGTCGGAAATTACGTCCTCATGTTCGGTAAATGGGGTTTTCCTGCCCTAGGGATTGCAGGGATTGGTTGGGCTAGTACCTTCGCATTTTGGGTTAAGTTTTTGTTACTCGGAATAGGCATATTTTATGATCCCCACTTGAAACCCTATCATCTCTTTGCTCGGTGCTATTCAATCCATCTCCGAGTTTTAGGGGAATTACTCCGCATCGGCACACCCTCCGCCCTGCTATTCCTCGTCGAAGCCAGCTTATTTACCGTGATTACCTATCTCATGGGAATCTGGGGAACAGTATCCCTTGCCGCTCATCAAATTGCCCTACAAACAGCCGCCACTACCTTTATGATTCCCCTGGGAATTGCCCATGCAACAACTATGCGAGTGGGTCAAAATCTGGGTCGCTGTGATCTTAAAGGGGTCAAACGATCCGGCCTAGTCGGAATCCTTTTGTCCTCTGGATTTATGAGTTTAATGGCCGTGATTTTATGGATTTTTCCAGAATTTATTGTAAATCTATATTTAGACATTCGTCAATCCGAAAACATAGCCGTTTTATCCTTAAGTAAGAACTTGTTAAAAGTCGCCGCTATTTTTCAGATTTTTGATGGAATTCAAGCCGTTGCTAATGGGGCATTACGGGGAATTAAGGACACAAAAATCCCCCTAATAATTGGGATTATGTGTTATTGGTTAGTCGGGTTCAGTAGTGGCTATTTCTTAGCCCAAAGGCTGGGGCTACAAGCTATTGGTTTATGGTTAGGTTGTGTCTTAGGACTGATGACCGCCGCCGTGGTTTTGACTTGGCGATTTTTTCACCAGGTTAGTCATTTATCCGGTCAGTCTTGTGAACCCATTTTAAGGGACTTGAGTTGA
- a CDS encoding GAF domain-containing protein, which yields MITTDELTQIQQQKALLGVITRIRQSLDLEIIFQTTVTEICQLLHSDRAAIFRFYPELDWQGEFICEAIHPGVSSVLAKKVCDHCFGERFAIHYEKGRIQAVADIQAAGLSDCHSQILTAFEVRANLVVPLLKGETLWGLICIHQCDRPREWEEREIEFIRHIAEHLNVALQQNDVVERVQAQARELAQVVEREKATRYHHLMSAIADKIRASLEIEQIFRTSTEEVRHLLQAERVAIYRFFPDWSGEFVAESKGEEWCSLVGGEQPIIADTHLQETQGGRYVHGETLAIDDIYLAGHQDCHIALLEQFQARAYVIVPILHGEQLWGLLAAYQNSSPRHWESHEVDLLAQIGRQLAIALQQAELLAKTRSQAQYLAQVAQRQKTLASISEKIRRSLNLDTIFQTATQEVRQVLQTERVVIYHFLPDWSGEFMAESKGEEWRAVVGKNCPILSDRHLRETQGGRYAAHETSMVTDIYEAGFSPCHLQMLEQLQARAYMIVPIFLGENLWGLLAAYQNSAPRYWQDDEVELLTQIGSQLGMAIQQAEYLQQMQAQSAQLAMAAEQEKSLQRQQATAKIISKIRQSLDLATICRTAAEEIKTILEVDRAVIYRFNEDWSGEFVFESVGEGWIHLMAEQWVYPKLRENISDCNLKNLAHLPKADTYLQDTQGGRFTQGSPMRMCDDVEQAGFSPCYLNVLRQMQAKAYVIVGIYQGENLWGLVAVYQNSTPRIWDSSEGKLLLQVAEQLGVALQQAQLLETTRQQAQEIAIALQDLKQAQTQLIHNEKMAGLGQLVAGIAHEINNPVNFIYGNLSHVADYAQDILGLLELYRDSYPNPHPEIAQHTDEIDLHFLEEDLPRTLDSMKIGAERIRQLVLSLRTFSRIDEAEKKPVNIHEGIDSTLLILQHRFKSSATHKMIELVKDYGDLPFVECYPAQLNQVFMNLLSNSIDALEMKYHQPDTPDMPRLSIQTRLIDHQVEIRLRDNGVGIPEKVRSRIFDPFFTTKDPGKGTGLGLSISYQIIVEKHKGRIECHSQDGQGTEFVIWIPAL from the coding sequence ATGATTACAACCGACGAATTAACCCAAATTCAACAACAAAAAGCCCTCTTAGGGGTCATTACTCGCATTCGTCAGTCTTTAGATTTAGAAATCATTTTTCAAACAACGGTGACAGAAATTTGTCAGTTGTTGCACTCTGATCGGGCTGCGATTTTCCGCTTCTATCCAGAGTTAGATTGGCAGGGAGAATTTATCTGTGAGGCCATTCATCCGGGGGTGTCTTCGGTATTGGCGAAAAAGGTCTGTGATCACTGTTTTGGGGAACGGTTTGCCATTCACTATGAAAAAGGACGCATTCAAGCGGTGGCAGATATTCAGGCGGCGGGATTAAGTGATTGTCATAGTCAGATTTTAACCGCCTTTGAGGTGAGAGCCAATCTAGTCGTTCCTCTGTTGAAAGGAGAAACATTATGGGGTCTAATTTGTATTCATCAATGTGATCGGCCTCGGGAGTGGGAAGAGAGGGAAATTGAGTTTATTCGTCATATTGCAGAACATTTGAACGTTGCCCTACAACAAAATGACGTGGTGGAACGGGTACAGGCACAAGCGCGGGAGTTAGCGCAGGTGGTGGAACGAGAAAAAGCCACTCGTTATCATCATCTCATGAGTGCGATCGCCGACAAAATCCGCGCCTCCCTCGAAATTGAGCAGATTTTCCGCACCAGTACCGAAGAAGTTCGCCACTTACTACAAGCCGAACGAGTCGCCATTTACCGCTTTTTCCCAGATTGGAGTGGGGAATTTGTCGCCGAGTCCAAAGGAGAGGAATGGTGTAGTTTAGTGGGAGGAGAACAGCCCATCATTGCCGACACCCACCTCCAAGAAACCCAAGGGGGGCGCTATGTTCACGGGGAAACCTTAGCCATTGATGACATCTATTTAGCCGGGCATCAGGACTGCCATATTGCCCTCTTAGAGCAGTTCCAAGCCCGCGCCTACGTGATTGTACCCATTTTACACGGAGAGCAATTATGGGGCCTCTTAGCCGCCTATCAGAACTCTAGCCCCCGGCACTGGGAAAGCCACGAGGTAGACTTATTAGCCCAAATTGGCCGACAGTTAGCCATTGCCCTCCAACAAGCCGAATTATTAGCCAAAACCCGCTCCCAAGCCCAATATCTCGCCCAAGTTGCCCAACGACAAAAAACCCTCGCCAGTATTAGTGAAAAAATCCGACGTTCTTTAAACCTCGACACGATTTTTCAAACAGCGACTCAAGAAGTGCGGCAGGTGTTACAAACTGAACGGGTGGTGATTTACCACTTTCTGCCCGATTGGAGCGGGGAATTTATGGCGGAGTCCAAAGGGGAGGAATGGCGGGCTGTGGTGGGGAAAAACTGCCCCATTCTTTCAGACCGACATTTGCGAGAAACCCAAGGAGGTCGTTATGCTGCCCATGAAACCTCAATGGTGACAGATATCTACGAGGCGGGTTTTTCCCCTTGCCATCTCCAAATGTTGGAACAGTTACAAGCTCGGGCTTATATGATTGTTCCCATTTTCTTGGGGGAGAATCTCTGGGGTTTGTTAGCAGCCTATCAAAATTCAGCCCCTCGTTACTGGCAAGATGATGAAGTAGAACTGTTGACCCAAATTGGTTCCCAGTTGGGGATGGCCATTCAACAGGCCGAATATTTGCAACAAATGCAGGCACAATCAGCACAGTTAGCAATGGCGGCGGAACAGGAAAAATCCCTCCAACGCCAGCAAGCCACAGCCAAAATTATTAGTAAAATCCGCCAATCTCTTGACCTTGCCACGATTTGTCGCACAGCCGCCGAGGAGATTAAAACCATTTTAGAGGTCGATCGGGCGGTGATTTACCGCTTTAATGAAGACTGGAGCGGTGAATTTGTCTTTGAATCCGTTGGGGAGGGCTGGATTCATTTGATGGCCGAACAATGGGTTTATCCCAAGTTGCGGGAGAATATCAGTGATTGTAACTTAAAAAACCTCGCCCACTTGCCCAAAGCGGACACCTATCTCCAAGACACCCAAGGGGGGCGCTTCACTCAAGGAAGCCCGATGCGGATGTGTGATGATGTGGAACAGGCGGGATTTAGTCCTTGTTATCTCAATGTTTTACGGCAAATGCAGGCGAAAGCCTATGTCATTGTGGGGATTTATCAAGGGGAGAACCTTTGGGGCTTAGTAGCCGTTTATCAAAATAGTACCCCTCGGATTTGGGACAGTTCGGAAGGGAAGTTACTGTTACAAGTGGCTGAACAGTTGGGGGTGGCACTGCAACAAGCCCAATTGTTGGAAACTACTCGTCAACAAGCCCAAGAAATTGCGATCGCCCTCCAAGACTTGAAACAAGCCCAAACCCAACTGATTCATAATGAAAAAATGGCCGGTTTAGGGCAGTTAGTAGCCGGGATTGCCCACGAAATCAACAACCCCGTCAACTTTATTTATGGTAATTTAAGCCATGTGGCGGACTATGCCCAAGATATTTTAGGCCTCTTAGAACTCTATCGCGACTCCTACCCCAATCCTCATCCCGAGATTGCACAACACACCGACGAGATTGATCTTCACTTTCTCGAAGAAGACCTCCCACGCACCCTTGATTCTATGAAAATTGGGGCGGAACGGATTCGGCAGTTGGTGTTATCGTTGCGCACCTTCTCCCGTATTGATGAGGCCGAGAAAAAACCCGTGAATATCCATGAAGGGATTGATAGCACCCTGTTGATTTTACAGCATCGGTTTAAAAGTAGCGCCACCCACAAAATGATAGAACTGGTAAAAGACTATGGCGATTTGCCATTTGTGGAGTGCTATCCCGCCCAATTGAATCAGGTCTTCATGAATTTGTTAAGCAATAGTATTGACGCGTTAGAGATGAAATACCATCAGCCTGATACGCCGGATATGCCGCGCTTATCCATTCAAACACGGCTCATTGATCATCAAGTGGAAATCCGACTGAGGGATAATGGGGTAGGGATTCCCGAGAAAGTGCGATCGCGCATTTTTGACCCCTTCTTCACCACCAAAGACCCCGGCAAAGGCACCGGATTAGGGTTATCCATTAGT